One Rhodospirillaceae bacterium genomic region harbors:
- a CDS encoding adenylate/guanylate cyclase domain-containing protein, whose translation MRDDTVIEEDDTSRKDGATPKARGRRLLARMELGRFISIRWWWRWFNKSLIQTGRLTTLLGLVGLIWIRNEDPELLRLIRAKTFDTYQQIKPREFMGGASQVVIVDLDEKSLDEYGQWPWPRTRWAELVTKLTELGASAVVFDIVFPEEDTTSIAGLADGIPGITEETRNTLKAVPTNDGLFAAAIKESGRVVMGHTPLSVVRSDPGYTRSSIRGELGSDPRPWLEDHPFILRNVEVLDRAAEGRGVFSVAEDRIDGIVRRVSMIVASPNGIFPSLSLEAIRVHLGARNVIVETDEIDGLQRIILQKLRPVRENIEIPVDRTARIWVYYTPNSEYRANYVAAADVLGGRVADNRFEGKIALIGTSSQGLFDVRATPLDPVLPGVEVHANLIENILNSTQLTRPAVADGYEVLAAIAIGLVMIIVTPLLGARISMLFFLAGTSFAIWFSWNAFSTRLELWDPGFPVMVAIIFYGFLTYAAFIREEAQKKQVRSAFGQYLSPDLVKKLADDPDQLALGGEMREMTFMFCDIRGFTSISELFDAQGLTRLINRFLTPMTNIILANSGTIDKYMGDCIMAFWNAPLLDEDHSRDSCKSALLMVEGLKVLNEELRLEAEAEAREHRPIKIGIGLNSGEACVGNMGSEQRFDYSVLGDNVNLASRLEGQSKAYGVTIVLGDNTVRLASDYASVELDLIKVKGKTEAVRIFALMGDPAFAKSEEFKALKKIHDRVLVEYRKQNWDGAKAAMDEARQLISGASGQGYIHELTGLYALYESRIEEYKLDPPPADWDGVFVATSK comes from the coding sequence GTGCGCGACGATACGGTCATTGAGGAAGATGACACCTCTCGGAAAGATGGTGCCACGCCAAAGGCGAGGGGGCGGCGTCTGCTTGCGCGCATGGAACTTGGCCGTTTTATCTCAATCCGTTGGTGGTGGCGGTGGTTCAATAAATCACTTATTCAAACCGGCCGTTTGACCACGCTGCTCGGGCTTGTCGGCCTGATCTGGATCCGAAATGAAGATCCGGAATTGTTGCGTCTTATTCGTGCCAAGACATTCGATACCTATCAGCAGATAAAACCAAGAGAGTTTATGGGCGGCGCGTCACAGGTTGTGATCGTCGATCTTGATGAAAAAAGCCTTGATGAATATGGTCAGTGGCCCTGGCCCCGCACCCGTTGGGCGGAGCTGGTTACAAAGTTAACCGAACTTGGGGCAAGTGCCGTCGTTTTCGATATCGTGTTTCCTGAAGAGGACACAACCTCTATCGCCGGGTTGGCGGACGGTATTCCGGGGATTACGGAAGAAACCCGCAACACGCTGAAAGCCGTACCGACAAATGACGGCCTCTTTGCGGCGGCCATCAAGGAGAGTGGGCGCGTGGTGATGGGGCACACGCCTTTGTCTGTGGTGCGCTCTGATCCCGGATATACGCGGTCTTCGATCCGTGGCGAATTGGGGTCGGATCCCCGACCGTGGTTGGAAGATCACCCCTTTATTCTCCGCAACGTTGAAGTTCTGGACCGGGCCGCAGAAGGGCGGGGTGTGTTCAGCGTGGCGGAAGACCGGATTGATGGCATTGTCAGGCGCGTCTCCATGATCGTGGCTAGTCCTAACGGAATCTTTCCGTCGCTGTCCCTGGAGGCCATCCGGGTTCATCTCGGTGCCCGCAACGTCATTGTTGAAACTGATGAAATCGATGGACTGCAACGCATCATTCTTCAAAAACTGCGTCCGGTACGAGAGAACATCGAGATTCCCGTCGACCGCACGGCCCGGATCTGGGTTTACTACACACCGAACAGCGAGTATCGCGCCAACTACGTCGCTGCGGCGGACGTGCTGGGCGGGCGCGTTGCAGACAATAGATTCGAAGGCAAGATTGCCCTCATCGGAACCTCATCCCAGGGCCTGTTCGATGTTCGTGCGACGCCGCTTGATCCTGTTTTACCTGGAGTAGAAGTCCACGCGAATCTGATCGAAAACATTTTAAATAGTACCCAGCTGACCCGTCCGGCGGTTGCAGATGGTTATGAAGTTCTGGCGGCCATCGCCATCGGCTTGGTGATGATTATCGTTACGCCGCTTCTGGGTGCGCGTATTTCGATGCTGTTTTTCCTGGCGGGAACCTCTTTCGCGATCTGGTTCTCTTGGAACGCATTTTCCACGCGCCTCGAACTCTGGGATCCCGGTTTCCCGGTTATGGTTGCGATCATTTTTTACGGCTTTTTGACCTACGCAGCGTTCATTCGGGAAGAGGCCCAGAAAAAGCAGGTGCGCTCCGCATTTGGACAATATTTGTCTCCCGATCTCGTTAAGAAACTGGCCGATGATCCCGATCAGCTTGCCCTCGGCGGCGAGATGCGTGAGATGACATTTATGTTCTGCGACATCCGTGGCTTTACGTCGATCTCAGAACTGTTTGATGCGCAGGGTTTGACGCGCCTGATCAACCGATTCCTGACCCCCATGACCAATATTATCCTGGCCAACAGCGGCACCATCGATAAGTACATGGGCGACTGCATTATGGCGTTTTGGAATGCGCCATTGTTGGACGAAGATCACTCCAGAGATTCCTGCAAGTCGGCCTTGTTGATGGTCGAAGGTCTAAAAGTATTAAACGAAGAGTTGCGCTTGGAAGCTGAAGCAGAAGCGCGTGAGCATCGGCCTATCAAAATTGGGATTGGTCTCAATTCTGGCGAAGCGTGTGTTGGGAATATGGGGTCTGAACAGCGCTTCGACTATTCCGTTCTCGGCGATAATGTGAACCTTGCATCGCGCTTGGAAGGGCAATCGAAGGCTTACGGTGTTACGATTGTGCTGGGCGATAACACGGTGCGATTGGCATCAGATTATGCGTCTGTTGAACTCGACTTGATCAAAGTGAAGGGTAAAACAGAAGCGGTTCGCATCTTTGCTTTGATGGGCGATCCGGCGTTTGCCAAGAGCGAAGAATTTAAAGCCCTTAAGAAAATTCATGACCGGGTCCTGGTTGAGTACCGCAAACAAAACTGGGACGGTGCCAAGGCCGCAATGGACGAGGCGCGGCAGCTGATTTCTGGGGCCTCAGGGCAGGGCTATATTCATGAGCTGACCGGACTCTATGCTCTGTATGAATCGCGGATTGAAGAGTACAAATTAGACCCACCACCAGCAGATTGGGACGGCGTCTTCGTTGCCACCAGCAAATAG
- a CDS encoding TolC family outer membrane protein: MKRLKWLWATTAVVGLLSTTQAVQADTLKEALALAYANNPGLLAARAQLRATDETVPIALSGWRPSVTVNGNVTRARNESVIESPITGGAQFTGGTTLRTSQSASIGISQPLFRGFSTMADTASAKASVKAQRARLKSSEQQVLLAAATAYFDVLRDIAVVELRTNNVQVLSRQLEATQDRFRVGEITRTDVAQAEARRSASVSARILAEGNLQQSRAAYVSVIGKEPENLVTPEPLGSLPATRDEALAAAAEANPTLVAALFTAEAALENIKSTRGDLLPSVSLEGQLSKGWDTIADQSTSEAASARAVLTVPLYQGGVVYARLRQAKHTAGQRRLEADQARLDAKEAATSTWEIYQSAKASIASIETQIVASEIALEGVQREAEVGARTVLDVLDAEQELLDARVSLVTAQRDQLVATLQVLSSIGRLTAENIDLNVNVYDAEGHYDDVKGKFFGSSKAANADASGR, from the coding sequence ATGAAGCGTTTGAAATGGTTATGGGCGACAACCGCTGTCGTTGGCCTCTTGTCAACCACGCAGGCTGTTCAGGCGGACACTCTTAAAGAGGCGCTGGCCCTGGCCTATGCCAACAATCCCGGGCTTCTTGCAGCGCGTGCTCAACTCCGGGCGACAGACGAGACCGTTCCCATCGCCCTTTCCGGATGGCGTCCGAGTGTCACGGTCAATGGCAACGTGACCCGTGCGCGCAACGAAAGTGTGATTGAAAGTCCGATTACCGGTGGTGCCCAGTTTACAGGCGGCACGACGCTGAGAACCTCTCAATCAGCGTCGATCGGTATTTCCCAGCCTTTGTTCAGGGGTTTTAGCACGATGGCCGATACGGCTTCAGCAAAAGCCAGTGTCAAAGCGCAGCGGGCACGCCTGAAATCGTCTGAACAGCAGGTCCTTTTGGCTGCTGCAACGGCCTACTTTGATGTCTTGCGCGATATCGCGGTGGTGGAACTCAGAACCAACAACGTTCAAGTGTTGTCGCGGCAGCTTGAAGCAACACAGGATCGTTTTCGTGTCGGTGAGATCACCCGTACCGACGTTGCCCAAGCAGAAGCCCGTCGCTCCGCGTCTGTATCGGCCCGTATTTTGGCCGAAGGCAATCTGCAACAATCTCGTGCGGCGTATGTCAGCGTGATTGGCAAAGAACCCGAAAATCTCGTGACTCCAGAGCCACTCGGCAGTTTGCCCGCAACGCGCGATGAGGCTTTGGCCGCGGCTGCTGAAGCGAACCCAACATTGGTCGCAGCGCTCTTTACCGCCGAAGCGGCGCTTGAAAACATCAAGTCGACCCGCGGTGATCTCTTACCAAGCGTGAGCCTTGAGGGGCAGCTTTCTAAGGGCTGGGACACAATTGCCGACCAATCCACATCTGAGGCCGCCTCTGCGCGCGCGGTTCTGACCGTGCCGCTGTATCAGGGTGGTGTGGTCTATGCGCGTCTGCGTCAAGCCAAGCACACAGCTGGGCAGCGCCGTCTGGAAGCCGATCAAGCCCGGCTTGATGCCAAAGAAGCTGCAACATCCACATGGGAGATTTATCAGTCAGCAAAGGCTAGCATTGCCTCTATTGAGACCCAAATTGTGGCCTCAGAAATCGCCCTTGAAGGGGTTCAGCGTGAGGCCGAGGTAGGGGCGCGGACTGTTCTTGACGTTTTGGACGCCGAGCAGGAGCTGCTGGATGCCCGGGTGAGTTTGGTCACGGCGCAACGGGATCAGCTGGTTGCGACGTTGCAGGTTCTCTCTTCCATCGGTCGTTTAACCGCTGAAAACATAGACCTCAACGTCAATGTTTACGACGCTGAAGGGCACTATGATGACGTTAAGGGCAAGTTTTTTGGCAGTTCCAAGGCGGCCAATGCCGACGCATCTGGGCGCTAG
- a CDS encoding protein-L-isoaspartate O-methyltransferase — protein MDFELARRNMVASQVRTNEVTDPLVIDAIGKVPRERFLPTARQYLAYIDEDFEITSGRWLMEPMVAARLLQLADIQPSDHVLVLPCGSGYIAAVLAHMAGSVVAVEADGPVKDGAVKLLSDLGADTVAVVSGTVADGCPGQAPFDVIVFDGAVSDVPVSIMEQLADGGRCVAVVQSGPVGRATLIQRTGAAFGRRTEFDASVPTLPEFTAKPSFVF, from the coding sequence ATGGATTTTGAACTCGCACGGCGCAACATGGTTGCCAGTCAAGTCAGGACCAATGAAGTCACTGATCCACTTGTTATTGACGCGATTGGCAAGGTGCCACGGGAGCGGTTTTTGCCGACGGCCCGTCAGTATCTTGCCTATATTGATGAAGACTTCGAGATTACGTCCGGGCGTTGGCTCATGGAGCCCATGGTTGCGGCACGGTTGCTACAACTCGCTGATATCCAGCCCAGCGATCATGTGCTGGTGCTCCCCTGCGGCAGCGGCTATATCGCCGCAGTTCTTGCGCACATGGCGGGGTCTGTTGTTGCTGTCGAAGCAGATGGTCCGGTTAAAGATGGTGCGGTTAAGCTGCTTTCGGACTTAGGCGCTGATACCGTTGCCGTTGTCTCTGGAACGGTTGCCGATGGATGCCCAGGCCAGGCTCCGTTTGATGTTATTGTCTTCGACGGGGCAGTTTCAGATGTGCCTGTGTCTATTATGGAGCAGTTGGCTGATGGCGGACGCTGTGTTGCTGTGGTTCAATCCGGGCCAGTTGGGCGGGCCACGCTCATTCAACGCACCGGCGCGGCATTTGGACGGCGGACGGAGTTTGACGCCAGTGTGCCAACACTTCCTGAATTTACAGCAAAGCCCTCTTTTGTTTTTTAA
- a CDS encoding MBL fold metallo-hydrolase, which yields MTLAVKFWGVRGSIACPSPQHVVYGGNTSCLEVFAGDKRIILDAGTGIRQLGSDFIRDGVKEGIILLTHTHWDHINGFPFFGPTFMPNNHFSIHAGHLSDHGGIENVLANQMANPTFPVPLEALQAELEFIDFHAGENWEPYPGIKLVTKPLNHPNGATGYRIEHDGKSICYVTDTEHVVGKPDETVLALIEGADLVIYDCTYTDEEFPAKIGWGHSTWEEGVRLCKMAGVKQLAIFHHDPDHNDDFMRDIEIKAREMWDGTLVAREHMILTPGT from the coding sequence ATGACATTGGCTGTAAAGTTTTGGGGGGTTCGCGGCAGCATTGCATGTCCATCACCACAGCATGTGGTGTATGGCGGTAATACAAGTTGCCTTGAAGTCTTCGCTGGAGATAAGCGTATCATTCTTGATGCGGGCACAGGCATCCGCCAGCTCGGCTCAGATTTTATTCGGGATGGTGTCAAAGAGGGCATAATTTTGCTCACGCACACCCACTGGGACCACATCAACGGCTTCCCGTTTTTTGGTCCGACGTTTATGCCCAACAATCATTTTTCTATTCATGCCGGGCATTTGTCGGATCATGGCGGGATCGAGAATGTCTTAGCCAATCAAATGGCAAACCCGACGTTTCCGGTTCCGCTGGAGGCTTTGCAAGCCGAGCTTGAGTTTATCGATTTTCATGCGGGCGAAAACTGGGAGCCCTATCCGGGCATTAAGCTGGTCACCAAACCTTTGAACCATCCCAATGGAGCCACCGGCTACCGCATCGAGCATGATGGTAAATCGATCTGCTACGTTACCGATACGGAACATGTGGTTGGTAAACCAGATGAGACCGTTCTGGCCCTGATCGAAGGGGCGGATCTGGTGATTTATGACTGCACCTATACGGATGAAGAGTTCCCAGCAAAAATTGGATGGGGTCATTCAACCTGGGAAGAAGGTGTGCGGCTCTGTAAAATGGCCGGTGTCAAACAACTGGCGATTTTCCATCACGACCCAGACCATAATGATGATTTCATGAGGGACATTGAAATCAAGGCGCGCGAAATGTGGGATGGTACTCTGGTTGCCCGCGAACATATGATTTTAACGCCCGGAACCTGA
- a CDS encoding ATP-binding cassette domain-containing protein: MSETKDTAPTFLGGPNRVWLKEFITPLRPMFKEVLAVSLFVNLLAVAVPVFVLQVYDRVVFHAGMTTLQGLVIGMAVVIAFDFVLRQTRAKVMQNVALRLDVAVGRRLFEKVMALPLRSLESRPASYWQLLFRDVEAVRSTLSGASAILCADLPFAILFLTVVFLIAWPVAWVLVIAFVIFVVLAWRSGKIVAAAAEDEKTKMLSRDALVSEMIMGRGTVKALAMSDHLRPMWEDRQADTIQQSIIRGTKTDSFVNAGHGLTMFTTVAMTTVGAVAIMNQELTIGGLIAANMLSGRLLGPLNQLVGAWRNYVSFGQSVDRLGSLFAEADDKQHSSITMDRPKGRITLEDTSFRYGERTPPVVDAIKLDINPGGVTAIMGANGSGKSTLLKLILGLYTPVEGRVLLDGADVKQFARKDLAGWIGYVPQECVLFNGTIRENIAQSHPHATDAEIIHASKLGQAHALVVDLPEGYGTAVGESGTLLSGGMRQRIAIARALVGDPPVIVMDEPSGSLDKDAETNLRNTLAELGKNHTVIVVTHSPVLLQACNNVVIMDHGRIQAAGPTRQVMEAMAKIRAEAASQDTTTPPATRGKAAHLKAVQPLTEPKD, from the coding sequence ATGTCTGAGACAAAAGATACTGCACCCACGTTTCTGGGTGGCCCCAACCGCGTGTGGCTTAAGGAGTTCATTACTCCGCTGCGGCCTATGTTTAAAGAGGTTCTGGCGGTTTCTTTGTTCGTGAACCTGCTGGCCGTCGCGGTCCCAGTATTCGTCCTTCAAGTCTATGATCGCGTCGTTTTTCATGCCGGAATGACGACTTTGCAGGGCTTGGTCATTGGCATGGCTGTGGTCATTGCCTTTGACTTTGTCCTGCGTCAGACGCGCGCGAAGGTGATGCAGAACGTCGCCTTGCGCCTTGACGTGGCTGTCGGCCGACGCCTTTTTGAAAAGGTCATGGCGCTTCCCCTGCGCAGCCTCGAAAGCCGCCCAGCTTCCTATTGGCAACTGCTATTTCGGGATGTCGAGGCGGTCAGGTCAACGTTGTCTGGGGCCTCAGCCATTTTATGTGCTGACCTGCCGTTCGCGATTCTCTTTCTCACCGTTGTCTTTCTCATCGCCTGGCCTGTGGCCTGGGTGCTGGTCATTGCCTTTGTCATTTTTGTTGTGCTGGCCTGGCGCTCCGGAAAGATCGTCGCCGCGGCAGCCGAAGATGAAAAAACAAAAATGCTAAGTCGTGATGCGCTGGTGTCTGAAATGATAATGGGACGCGGCACGGTCAAAGCGTTGGCCATGTCAGATCACCTGCGCCCCATGTGGGAAGATCGTCAAGCCGACACCATTCAGCAGTCCATCATTCGTGGAACCAAAACAGATTCCTTTGTCAACGCCGGGCATGGACTCACAATGTTCACAACCGTCGCGATGACCACAGTTGGCGCAGTCGCGATTATGAACCAGGAACTGACCATTGGCGGCCTGATCGCTGCGAATATGTTGAGTGGTCGGCTTCTTGGGCCACTCAATCAGCTGGTCGGCGCTTGGCGCAATTATGTCTCCTTTGGTCAGTCTGTTGATCGGCTTGGGAGTTTGTTTGCCGAGGCAGATGATAAACAACACAGCAGCATCACAATGGACCGCCCGAAAGGACGGATCACGCTCGAGGATACGTCGTTCAGATATGGTGAGCGGACGCCGCCCGTTGTTGATGCCATCAAACTGGATATTAACCCCGGCGGTGTAACCGCAATCATGGGCGCCAACGGCAGTGGTAAATCGACACTGCTGAAGTTGATTCTGGGGCTTTACACACCGGTCGAAGGCCGTGTCCTGCTCGACGGTGCAGACGTCAAACAATTTGCCCGTAAGGACCTGGCCGGTTGGATCGGCTACGTCCCACAAGAGTGTGTGCTGTTCAATGGAACCATTCGGGAAAACATCGCCCAATCTCATCCGCACGCCACGGATGCTGAGATCATTCATGCCTCCAAGCTGGGTCAAGCGCATGCTTTGGTTGTCGATCTTCCTGAGGGCTACGGTACGGCTGTCGGCGAAAGCGGCACGTTGTTATCTGGCGGTATGCGCCAGCGCATCGCCATTGCCAGAGCCCTCGTCGGCGACCCGCCCGTGATCGTTATGGACGAGCCCTCCGGCAGCCTCGACAAAGACGCGGAGACAAACTTGCGCAACACGCTGGCTGAGCTTGGTAAGAATCATACGGTCATCGTTGTTACACACAGCCCGGTTCTGCTGCAGGCCTGTAACAATGTCGTTATCATGGACCATGGCCGCATTCAGGCGGCTGGACCAACACGACAGGTTATGGAAGCGATGGCAAAAATACGCGCTGAGGCTGCATCCCAAGACACGACCACTCCGCCAGCGACACGCGGCAAAGCGGCCCACCTCAAAGCTGTTCAGCCCCTTACGGAACCCAAAGACTGA
- a CDS encoding TolC family outer membrane protein, protein MIYRKVMFMATAAVALVSLQSPTVAAPLIDELSDLVANHPLIQSNRFQVKSAEQNVRAAFSPYLPQLDLTADAGQQRVSTAALRSTPDGPLESGTETWGLSLTQNVYDGGLKSSNRISSKLQRDIADITLTSVRQSIMFEGVTSYLDVLRQSQLLDLSSQNEDNIRRQLQLEDERVQRGSGIAVDVLQAKSRLQIALERKVSVQGALQDALSRYLQVFNHPPQQAAMNLPAPPNALLPKSLDDAIGIALAENPAVKSGQRQIEIADQNREGVQSEYLPTVDVVAEGNYEDDFNGVPGIRRDYSLKLRANWNLFNGLSTKSRTKGAAYTYQARQADYVQTRRKIEEQTRLAWQSLMTARERVALLDNAVNIAAEVFDARERLRENGQETALNVLDAENEVFNARINYTSALFDARVAAYQLLIAMGRLDQVIPNS, encoded by the coding sequence GTGATCTACAGAAAAGTTATGTTCATGGCCACGGCTGCTGTGGCGTTGGTTTCTCTTCAATCGCCAACCGTGGCGGCGCCACTGATTGATGAGCTCTCGGATCTGGTCGCAAACCACCCCCTGATTCAATCAAACCGGTTTCAAGTAAAATCCGCAGAACAAAATGTGCGGGCTGCGTTTTCACCTTACCTGCCCCAGCTCGACCTGACCGCAGATGCGGGCCAGCAACGTGTCAGCACTGCCGCATTGCGGTCTACGCCAGACGGACCACTTGAGAGCGGCACGGAAACATGGGGACTGTCCCTCACTCAAAATGTCTACGATGGTGGTCTGAAGTCGTCTAACCGCATTTCGTCCAAACTGCAGCGTGATATTGCCGACATCACCCTCACCAGTGTTCGCCAATCCATCATGTTTGAAGGGGTGACCTCTTACCTGGATGTGCTGCGCCAATCTCAATTGTTAGATCTGTCGAGTCAAAATGAAGACAACATCCGCCGGCAGTTGCAGTTAGAAGACGAGCGTGTTCAACGCGGTTCTGGGATTGCGGTAGATGTCCTGCAAGCCAAATCGCGATTACAGATCGCCTTAGAGCGTAAAGTATCCGTTCAGGGTGCGCTTCAAGATGCCCTTAGCCGATACTTGCAGGTCTTCAATCACCCGCCTCAACAGGCGGCGATGAATTTACCGGCACCACCGAATGCGCTGTTGCCGAAATCTTTAGACGATGCCATTGGCATTGCTCTGGCAGAAAACCCGGCGGTGAAATCTGGCCAGCGTCAGATCGAGATTGCCGATCAAAACCGTGAAGGTGTTCAGTCAGAGTACTTGCCAACCGTTGATGTCGTCGCCGAAGGAAACTACGAGGACGACTTTAACGGGGTGCCTGGCATTCGCCGCGACTACTCCCTCAAGCTGCGCGCCAACTGGAACCTGTTTAACGGGTTAAGCACCAAGTCTCGCACCAAAGGCGCAGCATACACCTATCAGGCGCGCCAAGCGGATTATGTACAGACCCGGCGTAAGATTGAAGAACAAACCCGCCTTGCTTGGCAGTCCTTGATGACGGCCCGAGAGCGCGTCGCGTTACTCGATAATGCGGTGAATATTGCCGCCGAAGTTTTTGATGCGCGTGAACGCTTGCGGGAAAATGGTCAAGAAACAGCGCTCAATGTGTTGGATGCGGAGAACGAAGTGTTCAACGCCCGGATCAACTATACATCAGCACTTTTTGATGCGCGGGTTGCGGCGTATCAGTTGTTGATCGCGATGGGACGTCTTGATCAAGTCATCCCGAACTCCTAA
- a CDS encoding HlyD family type I secretion periplasmic adaptor subunit: MSQLDDLIEHSEAPNWRLVTYLIMGLLGLFLLWSAFANLDEVAIAPGEVVPQGRIKTIQHLEGGLIDDLFVRDGDTVREGAPLVQLDLAGTVTNLEELQIRRDGLLIRKARLEAEANGTPLTLPSNMAGGMDNIIEAERQAYDARLRELNSTRSVLEGQAVQRTQDVREVEARLNAFRTNLGLARQRLTMSADLLKDKLQSPMEHLQIESEVESFEGEIASLNEALPRAQAALDEALERIQELDLRFAREARELLGETEMSIARTRELLTTADDQQTRTTIRSPITGVVKNMRYTTIGGVVRPGEPILDIVPSEDTLVVEVRLNPMDRGFVQEGQAATIKIDTYDFVRYGGIEGEVISVAPDSTVPENAPPYFKVIVKTAQPWLGEEEDGYLISPGMGATVDIHTGTKSVLDYLIKPVLKLKHEAFRER; the protein is encoded by the coding sequence ATGAGCCAACTCGACGATCTTATAGAGCATAGTGAAGCCCCAAACTGGCGCCTCGTAACCTATTTAATTATGGGTCTTCTTGGCCTGTTCTTGCTGTGGTCTGCCTTTGCCAATTTAGATGAAGTGGCCATTGCCCCAGGTGAGGTTGTCCCCCAAGGCCGCATTAAAACCATTCAACATTTGGAAGGCGGATTGATAGATGACCTGTTCGTCAGAGACGGAGACACCGTGCGCGAAGGCGCACCGCTGGTTCAGCTCGACCTCGCTGGCACTGTCACCAATCTCGAAGAACTCCAAATCAGACGCGATGGGCTTTTGATACGCAAAGCCAGGCTTGAAGCAGAGGCCAACGGCACACCTCTCACACTGCCATCCAATATGGCGGGTGGCATGGACAATATTATCGAAGCCGAACGCCAAGCCTATGATGCGCGGCTACGCGAACTGAACAGCACGCGATCCGTGTTGGAAGGTCAAGCGGTGCAACGCACCCAAGACGTGCGCGAAGTTGAGGCGAGACTCAACGCCTTTCGTACAAACCTTGGTCTCGCGCGACAACGCCTGACCATGTCGGCTGATCTCCTAAAAGATAAGCTGCAATCGCCGATGGAACACTTGCAAATCGAAAGCGAAGTCGAGAGTTTTGAAGGCGAAATTGCCTCGCTGAACGAAGCCTTACCCCGTGCCCAGGCCGCATTGGACGAAGCTTTGGAACGCATACAGGAGCTTGATTTACGGTTTGCACGGGAAGCCCGCGAACTCTTGGGCGAGACTGAAATGAGCATTGCCCGCACGCGGGAATTGCTAACCACCGCCGATGATCAACAGACACGGACGACAATCCGCAGTCCAATTACGGGCGTTGTGAAAAACATGCGCTACACCACAATCGGTGGCGTTGTCCGGCCTGGTGAACCAATTCTGGATATCGTGCCCTCGGAAGACACACTTGTGGTGGAAGTCAGGCTCAACCCAATGGATCGCGGTTTTGTGCAAGAAGGGCAAGCGGCAACCATCAAAATAGATACCTACGATTTTGTCCGTTACGGTGGCATCGAAGGAGAAGTTATTTCCGTTGCTCCGGACTCCACAGTGCCTGAGAACGCGCCACCGTATTTCAAAGTCATCGTGAAGACCGCACAACCTTGGCTCGGAGAAGAAGAAGACGGGTACCTGATTTCACCAGGGATGGGCGCAACGGTCGATATCCACACCGGAACCAAATCCGTCCTGGACTATCTCATCAAACCGGTTCTGAAATTAAAGCACGAAGCTTTTAGAGAACGCTGA
- a CDS encoding GcrA family cell cycle regulator has protein sequence MPEVWTDDRIGKLKKLWSDGLTTGEIGKRLGVSKNAVVGKAHRLGLKSRPSPIRRAGKKPEVKKEETQVYTLATLNSQTCRWPHGDPKEEDFHFCGKPIFQTKPYCAEHCAQAYVGSNKNRGESASS, from the coding sequence ATGCCTGAAGTCTGGACAGATGACCGTATCGGAAAACTCAAGAAGCTCTGGTCTGATGGGTTAACCACAGGCGAAATTGGAAAGCGCTTAGGCGTCTCTAAGAATGCGGTTGTTGGCAAGGCCCATCGCCTTGGTCTCAAAAGCAGGCCATCCCCCATTCGCCGTGCGGGCAAGAAGCCAGAGGTCAAGAAGGAAGAAACACAGGTCTATACCTTGGCGACTTTAAACAGCCAGACCTGCCGCTGGCCCCATGGCGACCCAAAAGAAGAAGATTTTCACTTCTGCGGAAAGCCGATCTTTCAGACCAAGCCTTATTGTGCAGAACATTGCGCGCAAGCCTATGTCGGCTCGAATAAAAACCGTGGTGAGAGCGCGTCCTCCTAA